One region of Bacillus zhangzhouensis genomic DNA includes:
- a CDS encoding branched-chain amino acid aminotransferase yields the protein MPKQPIRVELSSTKKPKPQSDQLEFGKIFTDHMFVMDYSIDKGWYDPRIIPYQAISMDPASMVYHYGQSVFEGLKAYVSEDQKILLFRPEKNMERLNRSNDRLCIPQIDTETVLEGLNELIRIDKDWVPDAEGTSLYIRPFIISTEPYLGVAPSSTYKLLIILSPVGSYYKEGIHPVKIAVENEFVRAVKGGTGNAKTAGNYASSLKAQQVAETKGFSQVLWLDGVEKKYIEEVGSMNIFFKINGEIVTPELNGSILEGITRNSVLELLKHWGIPVTERKISIDELIEAHQSGELEEIFGTGTAAVISPVGEIIYHDQPYVIQNGQTGEVSKKMYEAITGIQKGTQPDIFGWTVEVDSVVKQA from the coding sequence ATGCCAAAACAACCCATCCGCGTTGAACTTAGTTCAACAAAAAAACCAAAACCTCAATCTGATCAACTTGAATTCGGAAAAATCTTCACAGATCACATGTTTGTGATGGATTATTCAATTGATAAAGGCTGGTACGATCCAAGAATTATCCCTTATCAAGCCATTTCAATGGACCCAGCTTCGATGGTCTACCATTATGGCCAATCTGTTTTTGAAGGCTTAAAGGCTTATGTTTCTGAAGATCAAAAAATTCTCTTATTCCGTCCGGAAAAAAACATGGAACGCTTAAACAGATCCAATGACCGCCTGTGTATTCCGCAAATTGATACAGAAACAGTATTAGAAGGCTTAAATGAACTCATTCGCATTGATAAGGATTGGGTACCTGATGCAGAGGGCACTTCCTTGTATATCCGGCCATTCATTATTTCCACTGAGCCGTATTTAGGCGTTGCACCGTCTAGCACGTATAAGCTGCTAATTATCTTATCTCCAGTGGGATCATACTATAAAGAAGGCATTCATCCGGTCAAAATTGCCGTTGAAAATGAGTTTGTCCGTGCCGTTAAGGGTGGAACAGGAAATGCCAAAACAGCTGGAAATTATGCCTCAAGCCTTAAGGCACAGCAAGTTGCTGAAACGAAAGGATTTTCACAGGTTCTTTGGCTTGATGGGGTGGAGAAAAAGTACATTGAAGAAGTCGGCAGTATGAATATCTTCTTTAAAATCAATGGAGAAATCGTGACGCCTGAATTGAACGGAAGCATTTTAGAAGGCATCACACGTAACTCTGTGCTTGAGCTGTTAAAGCATTGGGGAATTCCAGTAACAGAGCGCAAAATTTCAATTGATGAGTTAATTGAAGCACATCAATCTGGCGAGCTTGAAGAAATTTTTGGGACTGGAACGGCGGCCGTGATCTCTCCTGTCGGGGAAATCATTTATCATGATCAGCCATATGTGATCCAAAATGGTCAAACAGGCGAAGTATCAAAAAAAATGTACGAAGCCATTACTGGTATCCAAAAAGGGACACAGCCAGACATCTTCGGCTGGACAGTTGAAGTTGACTCGGTCGTCAAACAAGCATAA
- a CDS encoding PTS lactose/cellobiose transporter subunit IIA — protein sequence MRPVEMEQIVFQLILHGGNGRSSAMEAITCAKQGNFDEAKQKLQEAQDALNEAHHAQTELIQGEISGEKTDISLLMIHAQDHLMNAITVKELAAEIIELHEKMKPFGGVNS from the coding sequence ATGCGGCCGGTGGAAATGGAACAAATTGTGTTTCAACTCATCCTGCATGGCGGGAATGGCAGAAGCTCAGCAATGGAAGCCATCACATGTGCAAAGCAAGGTAACTTTGATGAGGCGAAGCAAAAATTGCAGGAAGCACAAGACGCGTTAAATGAGGCGCATCACGCACAGACAGAGCTGATCCAAGGAGAAATCAGTGGCGAAAAGACGGATATTAGCCTCTTAATGATTCATGCGCAGGATCATCTCATGAACGCAATCACCGTCAAGGAGCTCGCAGCGGAAATCATCGAGCTCCATGAAAAAATGAAGCCATTCGGAGGTGTCAATTCATGA
- the celB gene encoding PTS cellobiose transporter subunit IIC: MNGFNRFLEEKVMPFAGKIAAQRHLQALRDGIVLTMPLIIVGSLFLILANLPIPGYSDFMASIFGAEWATKLSYPVNATFDIMALVATFGIAYRLAEKYAVDALSSGAIAVAAFLLATPYQVPFTPEGSTEAILVGGGIPVTLMGSKGLFVAMIIAMLSTEIYRFIVQRNIVIKMPDGVPPAVSKSFIALIPGFVVITLIWVARLVIEMTPFESIHNIITVLIGTPLSILGGSLGGSIVAMGVQMLLWACGIHGATIVGGVMGPIWLGAMDENRLAFQAGEVLPNIFTAQFFEIFINIGGSGATLALVLIMILRARSKQMKQLGRLAIGPAIFNINEPIIFGMPIVMNPMLLIPFILTPIMMIITTYIGMSTGLVAKPAGIAIPWTMPPIISGYLATGGKISGAVMQLINLALSFALYYPFFRMWDKQKFKEESELETKASTDENVVSM; encoded by the coding sequence ATGAATGGATTCAACCGATTTCTAGAAGAGAAGGTCATGCCGTTTGCAGGGAAGATTGCCGCTCAAAGACATTTACAAGCATTGCGTGACGGAATTGTTTTAACTATGCCTCTCATTATTGTCGGGTCACTATTTCTCATTTTAGCCAACCTTCCGATCCCGGGATACAGCGATTTTATGGCAAGTATCTTCGGAGCAGAATGGGCCACGAAACTATCCTATCCTGTTAATGCAACCTTTGACATTATGGCACTTGTTGCGACCTTCGGGATTGCTTACAGGCTTGCTGAAAAGTATGCCGTTGATGCACTATCATCTGGTGCGATCGCTGTTGCGGCTTTCCTTTTGGCTACTCCATATCAAGTACCTTTCACACCTGAAGGCTCAACAGAAGCTATCCTAGTGGGCGGGGGGATTCCAGTTACACTGATGGGCAGTAAAGGTTTATTCGTTGCCATGATTATTGCCATGCTTTCAACCGAAATTTACCGCTTTATTGTACAGCGGAACATCGTCATTAAAATGCCTGATGGTGTACCGCCAGCAGTCAGTAAATCGTTTATTGCTCTTATTCCAGGTTTTGTGGTCATCACATTGATCTGGGTCGCTAGACTTGTGATTGAGATGACACCTTTTGAGAGTATTCATAATATCATCACGGTCTTAATTGGCACCCCGCTATCCATTCTTGGTGGAAGCTTAGGCGGCAGTATCGTTGCTATGGGGGTGCAAATGCTCCTCTGGGCATGTGGTATTCACGGAGCCACAATTGTCGGGGGCGTCATGGGGCCGATTTGGCTCGGTGCAATGGATGAGAACCGTCTTGCATTCCAAGCAGGAGAAGTGCTGCCAAATATTTTCACAGCGCAGTTCTTTGAAATCTTCATCAATATCGGTGGAAGCGGCGCAACGCTTGCGTTAGTGCTGATCATGATCTTACGTGCCAGAAGTAAACAAATGAAACAGCTTGGCCGCCTTGCCATTGGGCCAGCCATCTTTAACATCAACGAACCGATCATTTTTGGAATGCCGATTGTGATGAACCCAATGCTTCTCATTCCATTTATCCTTACGCCAATCATGATGATCATCACGACCTATATCGGAATGAGCACAGGGCTTGTGGCAAAACCGGCAGGGATCGCTATCCCATGGACCATGCCGCCAATCATTTCAGGCTATCTCGCCACAGGAGGCAAAATCTCTGGTGCTGTCATGCAGCTGATTAACCTTGCGTTGTCATTTGCTCTATACTACCCATTCTTTAGAATGTGGGATAAGCAGAAATTCAAAGAAGAAAGTGAGCTAGAAACAAAAGCATCAACTGATGAAAATGTCGTCAGCATGTAA
- the licB gene encoding PTS lichenan transporter subunit IIB — MNILLVCAAGMSTSLLVTKMEKSAQEQGKDYRIWAVSGDSAKSHIDQADVLLLGPQVRYLLPQMKKLGEEKGIPVDVINTVHYGVCNGAEVLKSAEQLVNG, encoded by the coding sequence ATGAACATCTTATTGGTTTGCGCAGCAGGTATGTCAACAAGCTTACTTGTCACAAAAATGGAGAAAAGTGCACAAGAACAAGGAAAAGACTATCGTATTTGGGCAGTATCTGGAGATTCAGCAAAAAGTCATATTGATCAAGCCGATGTGCTTTTATTAGGACCTCAGGTTCGATATTTATTACCACAAATGAAAAAGCTCGGAGAAGAAAAAGGGATTCCAGTCGACGTCATTAATACGGTACATTATGGCGTATGCAACGGGGCTGAGGTTTTAAAATCTGCTGAACAGCTAGTGAACGGATAA
- a CDS encoding BglG family transcription antiterminator: MLSKRLAHILSQLMAAETPLTSAALSASLQVTSRTIRTDIKELNDRLAPYQAAVTAVRGAGYELLINDENAFRRFMKEEVEQEEPLAVQPEERVRFILKRLLLAESYVKLEDLQEQLFISKSTMSNDVKLVKRKLESFDLKLEAKPSKGCRIKGSEMKIRYCMSEYLFNERRSYQTMLNTAVPILPKHELELIQKTMIDYINEEGMNLSDICMNNLIVHVAIACKRMRHGNYVSVLPEEISEIPRTNEYKVAKKMVGRLEGLLDVSFPQEEIVYITFHLLGTAKMVHSFSSSSQKQIVDDDTSRLVQLMLKAIDQKLQLDLAGDTELMIGLSLHLKPAINRCKYGMNLRNPMLDDIKAGYPLAFEAGIIASRVIEEEEGLSIHENEIGYMALHFGAALERRKMEMPPKRCLIVCASGAGSARLLQDRLRSQFGSKLTILGTAELYSLPHVSLHALDLIITTIPIHMDLPVPVIQVNTILGSGDFLKIEEALTSETRVTLAAQYMKKELVFTKRVFHTKEEVITFLTQKAIDMGLAPAELTSSVMEREEAAPTSFGHYTAIPHPMTPLTDETFWAICTLEKPIIWGEKKVQFVCLLCVEKENAKDLKGMYRLLGELVHNMKFIHHLIACDTFEDMLDIMYKKAPSYKN, from the coding sequence ATGCTGAGTAAAAGACTGGCGCACATCTTAAGTCAGCTCATGGCAGCTGAGACCCCGCTCACAAGCGCTGCGCTTTCTGCCAGCTTACAAGTGACAAGCCGCACCATTCGTACAGACATAAAGGAACTGAACGACCGTCTTGCCCCTTATCAAGCGGCTGTAACAGCTGTTAGAGGAGCTGGCTATGAGCTGTTGATCAACGATGAGAATGCCTTTCGCCGTTTTATGAAGGAGGAGGTCGAGCAGGAAGAGCCGCTTGCTGTGCAGCCAGAGGAGCGTGTTCGGTTTATTTTAAAAAGGCTTCTTTTGGCAGAATCCTATGTGAAGCTGGAGGATTTACAGGAGCAGCTGTTTATTAGTAAATCGACGATGAGCAACGATGTGAAATTGGTCAAACGTAAGCTGGAGTCCTTCGATCTGAAGCTGGAAGCGAAGCCGAGCAAAGGCTGCCGGATCAAGGGATCAGAGATGAAAATCCGTTATTGCATGTCAGAATATTTATTCAATGAACGTCGATCTTATCAAACAATGCTGAACACAGCGGTACCCATTTTGCCAAAGCATGAACTCGAATTGATTCAGAAAACAATGATCGATTATATCAATGAGGAAGGCATGAATCTATCAGACATTTGCATGAATAATTTAATCGTTCATGTCGCCATTGCCTGCAAACGAATGAGACACGGAAACTATGTATCTGTTCTTCCAGAGGAAATCAGCGAAATTCCGCGGACAAATGAATACAAGGTCGCTAAAAAAATGGTGGGGCGTCTTGAAGGGCTGCTGGATGTCTCCTTTCCACAAGAAGAAATCGTCTATATCACTTTTCATTTACTAGGAACAGCCAAAATGGTACATTCCTTTTCCTCGAGCAGTCAAAAACAAATTGTAGATGATGACACGAGCCGGCTTGTACAGCTCATGCTAAAAGCCATTGATCAAAAGCTGCAGCTTGATTTAGCCGGCGATACAGAACTAATGATTGGATTGAGTCTGCACTTAAAGCCTGCCATAAACCGATGCAAATATGGAATGAACTTAAGAAACCCGATGCTTGATGACATAAAAGCGGGGTATCCACTTGCCTTTGAAGCGGGGATTATCGCCAGCAGGGTCATTGAAGAAGAGGAAGGGCTGAGTATTCATGAGAATGAAATCGGATATATGGCGCTTCATTTTGGTGCGGCTTTAGAGCGGCGGAAAATGGAGATGCCGCCGAAGCGGTGTCTCATTGTCTGTGCGTCTGGTGCAGGGAGTGCAAGGCTGCTGCAGGATCGTTTGCGTTCACAATTTGGGTCAAAGCTGACCATTTTAGGAACAGCAGAGCTATATTCGCTTCCGCATGTCTCTTTACATGCCCTGGATTTGATTATTACAACGATCCCAATTCATATGGATTTACCGGTTCCAGTCATTCAAGTGAACACGATTTTGGGAAGTGGCGATTTTTTAAAAATTGAAGAAGCCCTGACGAGTGAAACAAGGGTGACATTGGCCGCTCAATATATGAAAAAGGAATTGGTTTTTACAAAACGCGTCTTTCACACAAAGGAAGAGGTCATCACCTTTTTAACGCAAAAAGCCATCGATATGGGATTAGCGCCAGCTGAGCTCACATCATCTGTCATGGAAAGGGAAGAGGCTGCACCTACCTCTTTCGGACATTATACAGCGATTCCGCACCCGATGACGCCGCTGACAGATGAGACGTTTTGGGCAATATGTACATTAGAAAAACCAATCATTTGGGGAGAAAAAAAGGTTCAATTTGTTTGTCTGCTTTGTGTGGAAAAAGAGAATGCCAAAGATTTAAAAGGCATGTACCGTCTGCTGGGGGAGCTTGTGCATAATATGAAATTCATTCATCACCTGATCGCCTGTGATACGTTTGAAGACATGCTTGATATCATGTATAAAAAGGCTCCTTCGTACAAGAACTAA
- the gdhA gene encoding NADP-specific glutamate dehydrogenase produces the protein MLTLDRAAQTAQSYIHRVLEEVEKRNPGEEEFQQAVKEILESLVPVLAKHPEYEKQGILERLIEPERLVVFRVPWVDDEGKVQVNRGFRVQFNSAIGPYKGGIRFHPTVNASIIKFLGFEQIFKNALTGMPIGGGKGGSDFDPKGKSDGEIMRFVQSFMSELGRYIGPDQDVPAGDIGVGAREIGYMFGQYKKMRGAYEAGVLTGKSPGFGGSLARKEATGYGLVYFMEEMLKAHGLQFEGCSVVVSGSGNVSIYAMEKVIELGGKVVACSDSSGAVYDPQGISLETIKQLKEVENQRIGAYIDIHPHAELIEDCEQIWSVPCDIALPCATQNEISEVHAHQLVANGVIAVGEGANMPSTLKAVKVFEENRILFAPAKAANAGGVGVSALEMAQNSARMSWTFEEVDDQLKQMMQSIYRQCTETAEEYGHSGNIMVGANIAGFRKVADAMIAQGVI, from the coding sequence ATGTTGACCTTAGATCGAGCAGCACAAACAGCACAAAGCTACATCCACCGTGTGTTAGAAGAGGTGGAAAAACGAAATCCCGGCGAGGAGGAATTTCAGCAAGCTGTAAAAGAAATTCTGGAATCACTCGTCCCAGTTTTGGCGAAGCATCCAGAGTATGAAAAACAAGGCATTTTAGAACGGCTCATTGAGCCTGAGCGGCTTGTGGTATTTCGAGTGCCATGGGTAGACGATGAGGGCAAAGTACAAGTCAATCGAGGGTTTAGGGTTCAGTTCAACAGTGCCATCGGTCCTTATAAAGGAGGCATTCGTTTTCATCCAACTGTCAATGCAAGTATTATCAAATTTTTAGGGTTTGAACAAATCTTTAAAAACGCACTAACTGGTATGCCGATTGGCGGAGGGAAAGGTGGATCAGATTTTGACCCTAAAGGGAAGTCTGATGGAGAAATCATGCGTTTCGTTCAAAGTTTTATGAGTGAACTCGGCCGATATATTGGACCTGATCAAGATGTACCAGCAGGTGATATTGGTGTAGGAGCACGCGAAATTGGCTATATGTTCGGACAGTACAAGAAAATGCGCGGTGCTTATGAAGCGGGTGTACTCACGGGGAAAAGCCCTGGATTCGGAGGAAGTTTAGCGAGAAAAGAAGCAACAGGCTACGGACTGGTGTACTTCATGGAGGAAATGCTGAAAGCACACGGGCTCCAATTTGAAGGGTGTTCAGTTGTTGTATCGGGCTCAGGAAATGTGTCTATTTATGCAATGGAAAAGGTCATCGAATTAGGTGGTAAGGTTGTGGCTTGCAGTGATTCAAGCGGAGCGGTTTATGATCCTCAAGGGATTTCACTTGAGACCATCAAGCAGCTGAAGGAAGTCGAGAATCAGCGGATTGGGGCATACATAGACATTCACCCGCATGCTGAATTAATTGAAGATTGCGAACAAATTTGGTCCGTTCCTTGCGATATTGCGCTGCCATGTGCAACACAAAATGAAATATCAGAGGTGCATGCACATCAGCTTGTGGCAAATGGTGTCATTGCTGTTGGAGAAGGAGCCAATATGCCATCCACTCTTAAGGCGGTCAAAGTATTTGAAGAGAATCGTATTTTGTTTGCGCCAGCAAAAGCGGCGAATGCTGGCGGAGTAGGTGTCTCAGCACTGGAAATGGCGCAAAACAGTGCAAGGATGTCTTGGACATTTGAAGAAGTAGATGATCAGCTGAAACAAATGATGCAGTCTATTTATCGTCAGTGTACAGAGACAGCGGAAGAATATGGACACTCAGGGAACATCATGGTTGGAGCAAACATTGCAGGATTTCGTAAGGTGGCAGATGCCATGATCGCACAAGGCGTGATTTAA
- a CDS encoding pectate lyase, whose product MLTLKRKIPMLAGVLAVGLVTSLFAPNGEARAAANYPESPSIMANFKQQGFSTLNGGTTGGEGGKTVTVKTGKELLAALKNKGKNEKLKIVVDGTITRSNTSANKIDVKDTNNVSIVGKRTNGEFNGIGIKVWRANNIIIRNLKIHHSKIGDKDAIGIEGGSKNIWVDHNELYNTLNSGKDDYDGLFDVKKNSDYITFSWNYVHDSWKSMLIGNSDKDKYNRKITFHNNRFENLNSRVPSMRFGEGHVFNNYYKGILTTAINSRMGAKMRIEHNVFENTKNAIGSWDSRQIGKWHVINNSYINSTGSMPTSSTGKYNPPYNYSLLNVNKVKSEVISNAGVGKVNP is encoded by the coding sequence ATGTTGACTTTGAAGAGAAAAATTCCAATGTTAGCCGGTGTATTAGCTGTTGGTCTCGTCACTTCATTATTTGCACCAAACGGAGAGGCAAGGGCAGCAGCCAATTATCCAGAAAGCCCTTCTATTATGGCCAACTTTAAACAACAAGGCTTCTCTACATTAAATGGCGGCACAACAGGCGGTGAAGGCGGTAAAACCGTCACAGTCAAAACTGGAAAAGAACTATTGGCTGCCCTCAAAAATAAAGGAAAAAACGAAAAATTAAAAATTGTTGTAGACGGGACCATTACGCGTTCTAATACATCAGCCAATAAAATCGATGTGAAAGATACAAATAATGTCTCGATTGTCGGTAAAAGAACGAACGGCGAATTTAATGGGATTGGCATTAAAGTATGGCGTGCCAATAACATCATCATCCGCAACTTGAAAATCCATCACAGCAAAATCGGTGACAAAGATGCCATTGGGATCGAAGGCGGTTCTAAAAACATATGGGTCGATCATAATGAACTGTATAACACATTGAATTCTGGGAAAGATGACTACGATGGTTTATTTGATGTAAAAAAGAACTCTGACTACATTACCTTCTCGTGGAACTATGTACATGACAGCTGGAAATCAATGCTCATAGGCAATTCCGATAAAGATAAGTACAATCGAAAAATTACGTTCCACAACAACCGCTTTGAAAACCTGAACTCTCGTGTACCGTCTATGCGCTTCGGGGAAGGACATGTCTTTAACAACTATTATAAAGGCATCCTGACAACTGCCATTAACTCACGTATGGGCGCGAAGATGAGAATTGAACACAACGTATTTGAAAACACCAAAAATGCGATCGGAAGCTGGGACAGCCGTCAAATTGGAAAATGGCATGTCATCAACAACTCATATATTAACAGCACAGGCAGTATGCCAACGTCTTCAACAGGTAAGTATAACCCTCCTTATAACTACTCTTTGCTTAACGTGAACAAAGTCAAATCAGAAGTGATCTCAAATGCAGGTGTTGGTAAAGTAAACCCTTAA
- the cydC gene encoding thiol reductant ABC exporter subunit CydC produces MVSKGWFIPYIKENRKLFALVLFLGAIAVFSASLLMYTSGFLISKAATRPENILMVYVPIVAVRTFGISRSAARYAERLASHQLILTMIEKMRVRLYDMAERSAKQTNLGTGEMLGLLSDDVERLQDAYLKTIFPSIGALLLYAASIGALGLFSWSFAGLMLLYTALLVFVFPYVTVLVNRARQIQMKKGRNELYSHLTDAVMGVSDWLFSGRQKDFVDGYEQKEAQLLALEAAKHRFIRLRQFFAQLIIGGAVVLVVYWSGSVVQSGSMSHTLIAAFVLVLFPLTEAFLPLSDAAGDIPVYQHAVSRLNHYEKQSYEGETECETVDQSTIPHDEAVCFDQVSFRYDTHQYVLQDLSFSLKQGESLALLGRSGSGKSTILKLLEGAVVPNQGAVSIQGKSVQSIQEKVSAYLSVLNQQPYLFDTSVLNNIRLGSPEATEEQVKKAARQVQLHDYIESLPEGYRTGVQETGVRFSGGERQRMALARILLQDTPVVVLDEPTVGLDPQTERELLETIFHVLKGKTVIWITHHLTGCEACDRIMFIEDGRIEMQGQHQDLLKENTRYQKLYEMDRPFSTI; encoded by the coding sequence ATGGTCAGTAAAGGCTGGTTTATACCTTATATCAAGGAGAATCGAAAGCTGTTTGCCTTGGTGTTATTTTTAGGAGCCATTGCGGTGTTCTCTGCTTCTCTGCTGATGTATACGTCGGGATTTCTCATTTCAAAAGCGGCCACAAGACCTGAAAATATACTCATGGTCTATGTCCCTATTGTAGCTGTCCGTACCTTTGGTATTTCACGTTCAGCTGCTCGTTATGCAGAAAGACTGGCGAGTCATCAGCTCATTTTGACAATGATTGAAAAAATGCGTGTGCGCCTGTATGACATGGCTGAACGAAGTGCCAAACAGACAAATCTGGGGACAGGTGAAATGCTTGGTCTCTTGTCAGATGATGTGGAGAGACTGCAGGACGCCTATTTAAAAACCATTTTTCCATCCATCGGTGCACTGCTTTTATATGCCGCATCCATCGGTGCACTTGGCCTTTTCTCGTGGTCCTTTGCTGGACTGATGCTGCTTTATACGGCACTTCTCGTATTCGTTTTCCCATACGTCACAGTGCTTGTGAACCGGGCAAGACAAATTCAAATGAAAAAAGGCAGAAATGAACTGTACAGCCATTTAACAGATGCAGTCATGGGTGTTAGTGACTGGTTGTTCAGCGGCAGGCAGAAAGATTTCGTTGATGGTTATGAACAAAAAGAAGCGCAGCTGTTAGCGCTAGAAGCAGCCAAGCACCGGTTTATCCGCCTGCGCCAATTTTTTGCACAGCTCATAATTGGAGGAGCTGTCGTGCTTGTCGTATATTGGAGCGGCTCGGTCGTTCAGTCAGGATCAATGTCACACACACTGATTGCGGCCTTTGTACTTGTGCTGTTTCCGTTAACAGAAGCCTTTCTTCCGCTGTCAGATGCGGCAGGTGATATTCCTGTCTATCAGCATGCTGTCAGCAGATTAAATCATTATGAAAAGCAGTCATATGAAGGAGAAACTGAGTGTGAGACAGTGGATCAGTCAACCATTCCTCACGATGAAGCTGTTTGTTTTGATCAAGTGTCCTTCCGGTATGACACGCATCAATATGTCCTTCAAGACCTGTCATTTTCTCTGAAGCAAGGGGAATCACTCGCGCTCTTAGGAAGAAGCGGTTCAGGCAAATCGACGATATTAAAATTGTTAGAAGGGGCAGTCGTTCCAAATCAAGGAGCTGTCAGCATTCAAGGAAAATCGGTTCAAAGCATTCAAGAGAAGGTGTCTGCCTATTTGTCTGTGCTCAATCAACAGCCTTATTTATTTGATACGTCTGTTTTAAACAATATTCGTTTAGGATCTCCAGAAGCGACAGAAGAGCAGGTAAAAAAAGCAGCTAGACAAGTGCAGCTGCATGATTACATCGAGTCTTTGCCAGAAGGTTATCGCACAGGCGTGCAGGAGACAGGAGTTCGATTTTCAGGTGGAGAAAGACAGCGTATGGCGTTAGCTCGGATTTTGCTGCAGGACACACCGGTTGTTGTATTAGATGAACCGACCGTCGGCCTTGATCCACAGACAGAGCGTGAATTGCTTGAAACCATCTTCCATGTGTTAAAAGGGAAAACAGTTATTTGGATTACCCATCATCTGACTGGCTGTGAGGCGTGTGACCGCATCATGTTTATTGAAGACGGGCGCATTGAGATGCAGGGTCAGCATCAGGATTTACTAAAAGAAAACACACGTTACCAAAAGCTGTATGAAATGGATCGTCCGTTTTCTACAATATAA